In a genomic window of Quercus lobata isolate SW786 chromosome 4, ValleyOak3.0 Primary Assembly, whole genome shotgun sequence:
- the LOC115983642 gene encoding zinc transporter 1-like: MYNFQPCFSNILKLLFLLIVFVLPTIVSGDCTCDAEATKNNKSVALKYKVGSIALILLAGAVGVSIPLLGKKIPTLRPEHDIFFMIKAFAAGVILATGFIHILPDAFTSLTSPCLDENPWGKFPFTGFIAMMSAIGTLMVDSLATGFYKRLHYNNSKQVNVVDEEMNEEHQGHVHVHTHATHGHAHGSATNPEDSSLAELIRFRVISQVLELGIVAHSVIIGISLGSSQSPQTIKPLLAALSFHQFFEGMGLGGCISQAQFKTRSAAIMATFFSLTTPVGIAIGIGISSVYNENGPTSLIVEGIFDAASAGILIYMALVDLLAADFMNPRVQNSLRIQFGANASLLLGAGCMSVLAKWA, encoded by the exons ATGTATAACTTTCAACCTTGTTTTTCCAACATCTTGAAGTTGTTGTTTCTTCTAATTGTTTTTGTCCTCCCCACTATAGTTTCTGGAGATTGTACATGTGATGCTGAGGCCACAAAGAACAACAAAAGTGTTGCACTTAAATATAAAGTAGGTTCAATAGCTTTAATTCTTCTTGCAGGTGCTGTGGGAGTAAGCATTCCATtgctgggcaagaaaattccaactCTAAGGCCTGAACATGACATCTTTTTCATGATTAAGGCCTTTGCAGCTGGTGTAATTCTAGCAACCGGGTTCATTCACATACTACCGGATGCATTCACAAGTTTAACATCACCATGCCTTGATGAAAATCCATGGGGAAAATTCCCTTTCACCGGCTTCATTGCCATGATGTCTGCTATAGGAACATTAATGGTGGACTCATTGGCAACTGGGTTTTATAAGAGGCTGCACTACAATAACTCTAAGCAGGTGAATGTTGTGGATgaagagatgaatgaagaacATCAGGGACATGTGCATGTGCATACACATGCCACACACGGTCATGCTCATGGCTCAGCCACCAATCCCGAGGACTCGAGTCTTGCCGAGCTAATCCGTTTTCGTGTTATATCACAA GTGTTGGAGTTAGGAATTGTGGCTCATTCAGTGATAATTGGAATATCATTGGgttcttctcaaagccctcagaCAATAAAGCCTCTACTAGCAGCACTGTCTTTCCATCAATTTTTTGAGGGAATGGGACTTGGTGGTTGCATTTCTCAG GCACAATTCAAGACTCGGTCTGCAGCAATAATGGCAACATTTTTCTCCCTCACAACACCTGTGGGAATTGCAATTGGTATTGGAATATCAAGTGTTTACAATGAGAATGGCCCAACATCTCTGATTGTTGAAGGGATTTTCGATGCTGCATCAGCTGGGATTTTGATTTACATGGCACTTGTTGACCTACTAGCAGCAGATTTCATGAACCCAAGAGTGCAAAACAGCTTGAGGATCCAATTTGGAGCAAATGCATCACTTCTTCTAGGGGCTGGTTGCATGTCTGTCTTGGCCAAATGGGCTTGA
- the LOC115983643 gene encoding zinc transporter 1-like: MFNFQPCFFNILKILFLLIVFVLPTIVSGDCTCDAEATKNNKNDALKYKVVSIAVILFAGAVGVSIPLLGKKIRTLRPENDIIFTIKAYAAGIILATGFIHILLDAFASLTSPCLNENPWGKFPFTCFIAMVSAIGTLMVDSFATRFYKRQSKQVNRVDEEMHEEHEGHVHVHTRATHGHAHGSATHHEDLNLAELIRFWVISQVLELGIVAHSVIIGISLGSSQSPQTIKPLLAALSFHQFFEGMGLGGCIAQAQFKTRSAALTATFFSLTAPVGIAIGIGISGVYNENGPTALIVEGIFDAASAGILIYMALVDLLAADFMNPRVQNNLRIQLGANASLLLGVGCMSVLAKWS, from the exons ATGTTCAACTTTCAACCTTGTTTTTTCAACATCTTAAAGATATTGTTTCTTCTAATTGTTTTTGTCCTCCCCACTATAGTTTCTGGAGATTGTACATGTGATGCTGAGGCcacaaagaacaacaaaaatgatGCACTTAAATATAAAGTAGTTTCAATAGCTGTAATTCTTTTTGCTGGTGCTGTGGGAGTAAGCATTCCATTGTTAGGCAAGAAAATCCGAACACTAAGGCCTGaaaatgacatcattttcaCGATCAAAGCCTATGCAGCTGGTATAATTCTAGCAACTGGGTTCATTCACATACTACTGGATGCATTTGCGAGTTTGACATCACCATGCCTTAATGAAAATCCATGGGGAAAATTCCCTTTTACCTGCTTCATTGCCATGGTTTCTGCTATAGGAACATTAATGGTGGACTCATTCGCAACGAGGTTTTATAAGAGGCAATCTAAGCAGGTAAATAGAGTAGATGAAGAGATGCATGAAGAGCATGAGGGACATGTACATGTTCATACACGTGCCACACATGGTCATGCTCATGGCTCAGCCACACATCATGAGGATTTGAATCTGGCAGAGCTAATCCGTTTTTGGGTTATATCACAA GTATTGGAGTTGGGAATTGTGGCTCATTCAGTGATAATTGGAATATCATTGGgttcttctcaaagccctcagaCAATAAAGCCTCTACTAGCAGCATTGTCTTTCCATCAGTTTTTTGAGGGTATGGGGCTTGGTGGCTGCATCGCTCAG GCACAGTTCAAGACTAGGTCTGCAGCACTTACGGCAACATTTTTCTCCCTCACAGCCCCTGTAGGAATTGCAATTGGTATTGGAATATCAGGTGTTTACAATGAGAATGGCCCAACTGCTCTGATTGTTGAAGGGATTTTCGATGCTGCTTCGGCTGGGATTTTGATTTACATGGCGCTTGTTGACCTATTAGCAGCCGATTTCATGAACCCAAGAGTGCAAAACAACTTGAGGATCCAATTAGGGGCAAATGCATCACTTCTTCTAGGGGTTGGTTGTATGTCTGTGTTGGCCAAATGgtcttga